The sequence ACCCTCGGTGCGGTGGCGGTGCCCGTGGTGTTGGCCTGTTCCGCCGCGCGGAGGGCGTCGGACTCGGTGATCATGCCGACCACCTGCTGCTCCTCGTCAACGACGGGAAGTCCGGCGAAGCCGCCCTCGGTCAGCCGCACGACCGCGTCCATCAACAGGGAACCGGGAGTCGTGGTGACAACCGGCCTCGACATGATGTCGGACGCTCGCATGCCGCTTCTCCTCACTGGCGGGGCTGCGACCAGACTTCCCGGCTCGGCGGCCCGGTTTCAGGGCCTAAGGTCCCGCGACAGGTCCCGCGACCTCGCGACAGAGCCGGATTCCCACCGTGTCTCATGCGCGCTGCGTCCCTCAGCCGTCATGGGCGCCGCCGGTGTCCAGGCCGGTGTCCTCACCGCCGGAACTCCGCCGTCGAGAACGCCGGGATCGCGTCGTTCGCGGGCGGGGCACGCGGAGGCCGTAGCGGACTCCGAGCATGCGGATGGCGAAGGCCACCGCGGCGGGCACGAGCGCGCCGACGAGCCCGGGTGCTCCGATGCCTGCCGCTGCCACCGCGAGTACGGCGCCGATGAGGGCGGGGACGGCGTAGAAGTCGCTCGTCAGCACCGTCGGTACCCGCTGCACCACGACGTCGCGCAGGGTTCCGCCGCCGACGGCGGTGATCACACCGAGCAGCACGGCCTGCACGGAGCCGAGTCCGGCGTCGAGCGCCTTGCTCGCTCCGGTGACGCAGAACACGCTCAACCCGATGGCGTCGAAAACGGTGATGAGCCGGACGTAGCGCTCCAGTTCCACGCTCAGCAGGAACGCCACCAGCGCCCCGCCCGCGGCCACGGCGAGGTATCGCACGTCACCGAAGGTCGTGGGCGGCACGTTGATCAGAATGTCCCTGAGTATCCCGCCGCCGAGAGCCGTCATCATGCCGAGAACCAGCACACCCACCAGGTCGAGGCGGGCGGCTCTCGTGGCGGTGAGCGCGCCGTTGAGCCCGAACGCGAACGTGCCGAGCAGGTCGAGGGCGAGGATCACAGGGGAGTGGAGCACCCCGCCAGTTTGAGGCTCGGCGTCGGTGCCTCACCTCGCGGGTGCCGCCGGGGATGATCCCGTCCTTCGGGACTTCAGCCCCTTACCCGGACGGCGCGCCCGCCCGACCCTGGGCACAGGTGCGGACAACCGGGCGAAGGATGGTGCGGGCCATGACCGGGATCGTGTTCCATGTCAGCGGGCATCCCGACGACGTGTTGCTGTTCAGGGGAAGTCACCTGTGGAACGACCTCACCTGGACGGACATGAAGACGGTCGTGGTGGTGACCACCGCAGGCGACGCGGGTTTCGAGAACGGCTGGTGGCAGGCCCGTGAAGCCGGTCTCGTGGAAGCCTGCCGGGTGGCCGGTGGCGGCGCGGCGAAACCGGAGGTGATCACGGTCAAGGGGCACACGGCGACGCACGCGGTGACGCGGTACCTCTCCCCGACCTGGCGGTGCTACTTCCTGCGCCTTCCTGACGGGAACCTGGACGGCAACGGCTTTCCCACGACGAAGAACCAGAGCCTGCCGAAGCTTCGTGACGGCAAGATCAGCGGCATCGACAGCGTGGCCTCGGGCGGGGCGTCCCTCGCGTCCCAGCACTACTCGTCCTGGATCGAGGTCGTGGACACACTGCACGGCATCCTCACGGCCGAGCGTCAGGGCAGCGACACCGTGCACCCCTGGGTGAACGCATCGGACTACGACCGGAAACGCGATTCCGGCAGCCATCCCGACCACTACGCCACCGGCGACGCGCTCCAGACTTTCGTGCACGCCGACGGCTACTACCGGGCGTGGTGGTTGTCCTACCGCACCGACGGGCGTCCCCCCAACCTCTCGGGTGCCGAGTACGACCACAAGCGCAAGCTCTACTACTCCTACGTGGAGAAGGTGAAGCAGCTCTACGGCGGCGACCCGCCGTGCGACTTCGACGGCGAGTGGGCCAGGTGGGGCAAGCGGTGCTACTGGAACGAGGAGAAGTCCTGACTCACCGGCCCTCACCGGAGGCGTCCGGTGAGGGAGTACCTTCGCCTTCTCCGCTCGACTGCCGCGCCGTGAGGGGCTCCGGCTCCTCGCCCGCCCGCGCTGTCCCGCGCCGCCGGATCAGGCGTACCACCAGCACCAGCAGCGCCGCCAGCGTCACGCCGAGTAGCACGGCGCCGTCGGTGACAGCGGCGGCCAGATCGCGCAACCACACCTGCATCGAGAACTGGGTATCGACGCCGGTGAGCCCGCCCAGGTTCGCCGTGCCGTCGGTGAGGAGGAAGAGCAGGCCGACCCCGATGAACAGCAGGCCGGACACCAGGCTGGTGGAGTGGGTGCGCAGGGGGCCGATCCGCAGTTCGCGTCCGCGCAGCCACCGCTGACCGCCGAGGTCGAAGCGATCCCACGCCAGCGCCAGGACGAACAGTGGCGCCGCCATCCCCAGCGCGTACAGCGCCAGCAGCGCGCCGCCGTAGACGGGGTCACCACCGGCGGCCGAGACCGTCAGCACGCTCCCGAGCAGCGGTCCCGAGCAGAAACCGGCCAGCGCGTAGACGGTGCCGAGTGCGAACACCGACGCGCTCGACGAGATCCGGATACGTGAGGTGGCGCGCTGGGCCGCAGCCGAGCCGAACCCGAGCCCGAGGATCATCGCGACGCCGAGCAGGAGCAGGACGGAGCCCCCTACCAGGGTGGCGATGCCCCGATAGCGCGTGAGCAGTGCGCCGATCGCGCCGACGCCCGCGCCGAGCGGGACGAGCACGACGAGAAGCCCGGCGTAGAACACCGTGGTCCGCCGGGCCAGCGTGCCTGCGCTGTCGAAGGCGTAGGCGAAGAAGGACGGAAGAAGCAGGGCTGAGCACGGGCTGACGAGGCTCAGGACACCGCCGAGGAAAGCGCCGAGTAGTCCGATTTCGATCATGATCCGGCGGCTGCCTCCTCGATCACGGACACGAAAGTGTCGAGTGGCTGCGCGCCGAGAACGGGTTTGCCGTTGATGATGAATGTCGGTGTGCTCGACACCCCGATCGTGGTCCCTTCTTGCATGTCAGCCTCGATGTCGGCGTCGTAGCGGGTCGAGTCCAGCGCCGAGGAGAACCGGTCGAGGTCGGCGACTCCGGCCTGCTGCGCGAAATCCCGGAGTTTCCCGGGGGTGAGGTCGGGGTGACCGCGGTCGGGCGAGGCCGCGTAGACAGCCTCGGTGAACTCCCAGAAGCGTCCCTGCTCCGCGGCGGCCCTGCCCGCTCGCGCGGCGGCGAGCGACTGCTCTCCGAAGATGGGCAGATCACGCCACTCCATGCGGAGCACACCGCGATCGACGTAGCGCTCGATGAGTTCGGGGGCGATGTCGGTGCTGAACTTCGCGCAGAAGGGGCAGCGGTAGTCCTCGTACATGACCATCGTCACCGGTGCGCCGGGCTCGCCGAGAGCCATGGGGTCGCCCGGCTCCCTCCTCGGGAGGTCGGCGAGCGGGTCGGCACCGGTCGATTCCCGCTGAGCCTGCTGCTCCTGCTGGCCCGCCGCCGTCGCGGGGTCGTCGCCCGACCTGCCGGTGGCGAGGTGGACGATCAGGCCCACCGCGACGATGATCAGGACGGCGATGAGGATCCCGTCCCGCTTGGACGTGTCCCGCCGTGATGGTGCGGACATCGGCTCTCCACTCCGCTCGGATCTGAACTACTATCCGGGATAGTAAATCAGAGGGATCGAGTGGAGGCGCATGGTGACCACGGCACCGACCGAACGGCGATCGGCGAGGAGGGTGGCGCGGGCCGTCCTCATGGGTGGGCTGACCCTCGTCGTGGTGGCCGTGCCGACCGACATCATCGACACCCCGTTCTTCTCGCGGGAGATCCCGGTGCGCTGGTGGGAGTATCCGGTCGTGGCAGCCACCGTGGCGCTGACGATCACGTGGTTCGCGCTCCAGGGGCCCGCGCCGGACTCCCGTATGTCCCGGCGCCCGCTGGGTGGCGTCCTTCTCACCGTCTTCGCGGTGGGATGCCCGGTGTGCAACAAACTCGTCCTCGTCGCGCTCGGCACGTCCGGGGCGCTCGGGCTCTGGGCGCCGTTGCAGCCGTTCCTCGCCCTCATCTCACTGGGCCTGCTCACCGCGGCCGTCGTGCAGCGCCGCAGGCAGAGCACCTGCGCGATTCCGGCAACTCAACCCGCCGCGACAAGGCAGTAGAGGGTGACCAGTGCCGCGACGGCCGCGACGGCCAGCAGTGCAGGCACCGTGGTGACCACCGTGGCCAGCGCGTAACCCGCCCGCACCGGCATTCTCCGTGTCGCGAGGTGGCTGTTCTCCAACCACAGCAACCGGGCATCGACCGCGTCCCGCGACATCGCCAGCGCCGTGTTCGGCGCCTGTCCCGCCGTGACCGACAGCAGGGCGGACCGCACCGGCCCCGGCCCGTGACGGCGCGCGGCGTCGGCGTCGGCGGCCAGCTCCACCAGCACACGCACGGCGTCGGGCGCGAGCCGGAAGAGCGGGATGAACGGCAACGCGACGGCGGCGATGTCGGCGAGCAGGACGAGGAGATGATGCCGTCCCCGCAGATGTGCCTGCTCGTGAGCCAGCACGGCATCCCGCTCCGGAGCCGAGAGCCGGGCGACACCGCGCGTGGCCACGATGGTCGCGTCGCGTCCCCCGACGCTGTAGGCGACGGGGACGGGCGTCTCGATCCACAACACCCGGCCGTCGGCGTGGCCGACCGCCCGCAGCAGCGTGACATGCTCCCGCCGGTCGCGGCGGTGCCGCCGCAGTGTGACGAGCGCGACGGCGATCACCCTCACCGTCATTCCGAGCAGCACGGCGGCACCACCGAGCCGCGCGATGTCGGCCCACACCACCTCACCCCGCGAGAGGACGGCGTTCACGCAGGTGTTCGCCATCCCGATGAGTCCGTCGAGGCCGGAGCCGGCGGGGAAGGCCAGCAGCAGCCCGGCTGCCGGGACGAGCAGCGACACCGCGAGCACCGAACTCGCCCACCCGGCGAGCGCGAGACCGGGCCGGACCCTCGGCGTGACGGCGAGGCGGAGATACGCGGGCGCGGCGACACCGATCACGATGGCCGCGGCCAGGAGGCCGAGCGCGAGTGTCACGACGGTTTCCCCTTCCGTAGCGCGCGCCGGAGGATGGCGGACTCCTCGGGCGTCGCGGTCTCGGCGAAGTGGAGCAGCACCTGTTTCGCCTCCCCGCTGGAGTAGAGGACCTCCCTCAGCAGCCGGGCACCGGCCTCCTCGCGCGAGGAGGCCGCGGTGTACTCGTACGCGCGGCCGGTCTTGTTCCGCTGCGCATAGCCCTTGCCGTGGAGGTTGTCCAGCACGGTCATCACCGTCGTGTAGGCCAGCGGCCGGTCGGTGGTCAGCCGTTCGAGCACCTCACGCACCCGCAGTGGTTCGTCCGCCGACCACAGCACGTCCATCACCTTGGCTTCGAGTTCCCCGAGACCGCGCATCGCCTTCTTCCACCCCTTCCGCCGTGCCGATGATAGGTGCCGTCGTCAGCGCTGCTCGTGCGCGACGTAGCCGGGTCCGCTGCCCTCGGTGCGCTCGGTCACGCGCGCCTGGCGTTCCTGCGGCTGCGGTAGCGGTGCCACGAGCACGCCGTTCTCGGCCGCCACCGGAACGGCCCACTCGCCATCGGCCACGGTCTTGCCCGTGCGGACGTCAACGGCCACCGACCGTCCCGCGCGGGTGCCGTATGCCGTGCCGGCATGTGCGAGCGTGAGGTCGAGTGAGCTGTCGTCGCGCCACAACCGCTTTCCGGTGCCGAGATCGAATGCCAGGGTCGTGCGGAACCGGTCGAGTCCGGAGACGACGACCGTCCCCTTGCCCGCGTCCACGATCGTCCGCGGCTCCGGCTGATCGCCGAGGGTGGCGATCACGGCACCGGTGCGCAGGTCGTGCAGCACGGTCTCCGCACCGCTGTCGTCGTCGCCTTCTCCGCCGCCGTCCCGGCCGCCGTCCTCTGGGGTCCAGCGCAGCGCGACGACGTCACCGGTGGAGGCGGAGGCCGCGTCGAGCAACTCCACCCGGTACTTCCCGCCGGAGTGCCCGGAGCGGGACGGCGGTGACACGGTGGCGGAACTCCACCTCACCTCGGCCGTGGTGGTGTCGATCGCCGTGAGGACACCGTCCTCGCTGAACAAGCCCGTGCCGTGGTGTTCGTAGACCGCAACGGCGTCGCCGGACGGTGGTGTGACCGGGGCGCCGGAGCTTGCTGCGAGCATGACGCGCTCGCCCTGCTGTCCTCCGACGATCGACGGCGTGTTCTTGCCGAAGATCAGCCCTGGGCCCACCATCGGCCCTGGAACCGGCGTGGGCCCCCACAGCCTGCTGCCGTCCCGCACGTCGAAGGCGTTGGCCGAGGTCCGTGTCGCCACCTTGCCCTCGCGGTTGTCGGCGTCGCTCGCGAGCACCACGGCCGCGGGGGTGTCGGCGACCCGCGTCAGGCCGTAGCCGACGCACGAGGGATTGGTCCGCACCGCCCACCGGGTGGTTCCGTCGGCGGCCACTCCGGTGATGGACAGGTCGGCTTCGTCGTCGGCGGGGAAGACGAGGCCGACGAACATGCCGCCACCGGCCCTCGGCACGTCGTCGAACGGGCCCATCCAGAGCGGGGGTGCGTCGCCGGGACCGGAGGCGGCGAGATCACCGGGCGGGGGAGTCGCCGCGCGTGATGTGGTACTGACGTCCGGGATCGGCAGACCCTGCCCCGGTTCGTGGCCACGGTCGCCGGCATCACCTGCGTCGCCGGGGGCGCCGCCGCATGCCGCCAGCACCGCCGACGCCGTCACTACCAGGACCACCGGTCTGAGCCAGCGGTGTCGCATCGCGCCTCCCACAGAAGTTGTACTAACAGAGATAGTAGACACTCCTGTGGTGGCCGGGAGTGCCCGGTGACCGACGCCGTTGTCCGCCACTGGTCCCCGCTCGGCTGGCTCCCGCCCTGCGCTATCGGGATGCGGGCCAGTGCTCCGCCCTTCAGAGTGGGGGTGAAGGCCCGCACGGGAGGCCGGTCACGGCCGAGCGTGTCTTAGACCGGCCTGTTCTGTTGCGAGACGAGGCGCGCCGCCATGGCCTCCGCCGCCACCGCGAGTGTCTGCACGCTCGGCGCGACGAACGACGTGCCGCTGTCGAAGGCACCGAGGATTCCGACGCGCTCGTCGCGCGCTTCGAGCCCGCCGTCCTCGCCGACGGTGGCCGACTTCGACTCGACGAGTGACGCGACGAGTGCCTCCGACTGCTGCGGTGCCGCGTGCGCCGTGGGGTTGACCGCGTTGACGACGACGTCGGCGGCGAACTCCTCAGGGCCGTGCACGCGGAACTTGCCGTCGGAGGGCTCGAACTTCATCGCCCCGGTAACCAGTCGCAGCCTGCCCGAGTCGAAGAGGCGCAGCAAGATCTCCGCGTTCACCGGCACCATCGGTGAGGCGAGACTGTTGATGGTGCGCAGCGCCTCGTCGCGCAGCCAGGCGCGCTCGCTCGCCGGTAGCCGTCGCCATGCGAGGGAGCCGAGCAGGTGGGCTCCCACGGCGAACAACCGCCGCCCGAGATATCGAGAGTCCACTTCGGACAAATGGCGGCGGAGGCGGACGACGGGGTCCTCCTCCACCGCGAATTCGGCGGCGAGGGCAGGGAGGTCCGGCCGTGCTCGGCGAGTTCCGCCTCCATCGCCGCCACGAGGTCGCTGAGGGTGCGCCGCATCGTGCCGTTCGATGCCGCGATCTGGCAGGCGACCGACCCCGACACTGGGTTGGCCACCGCCCCGATGCGCGCGGAGAACCTCGGCGAGGACGGGTGCGCCGTGTACTGGAACAACGAGTTCCTCGCCGAGACGGTCACCACGTTCCGTGAACTGGCCAACGCGGACGTGCCGGTCGCCGGGTTGTGGGAGACCACGGGGGGCGAGCCGCAGCGCAGCGCCGTCCACCGCACCTTTCTCCGCCCCCGTGGGCTGGACGACGAACTGCGCGCGGTCCTGCGTGCCGATGGGCAGTGGTGGGGGCAGGTCAGTCTCTACAGGGCCGAGGGCAGGCGGCCGTTCACCCGTGCCGACCTGTCCGTCGTCGCGGGGCTGACGACCGCGCTGGGCGCGCGGCTGAGGTCGTTCGCCCTGCCACCGGCCGCGATGGCCGAGGACCGCGGCCCCGGTCTCTTGCTCTTCGACGCAGCGGGAACCCTGCTATCCATCAACGACGAAGGCCGCGCGTTCCTTGCCGAGTTGCCGCCGGGGCCGTCCTCGGCGACAGCGTTCGGCGTGGCGGTGCCAGCCTGGGTTCACAACACGGCCGCGCGCGCCGTGAACGGAGACACCACGCGGGTGCGTGCTCGTGACCGGCATGGCCGGTGGCTGGTCGTACACGCCTCCGCGTTGCGTGGCGCGGGGACGGGGCCGAGCCAGTGCGTCGTGGTCGTGGAACCCGCGAAGGCCGGTGACGTGGCGTGCCTGATCGCCGCGGCGTACGGGCTGACCGATCGGGAACTGGAGGTCACCCAGTTGCTCGCGCGGGGACTGTCCACCGCGCAACTGGCGCGCCGCCTCGTCCTCTCGCAGCACACCGTCCGCGACCACGTGAAGTCGGTCTTCGCCAAGACCGGGGTGTCGAGCAGGGGCGAGTTGGTCGCCCTGCTCTACACCGAGCACTACCGCCCACTGAACCCCGGGACCCGAGTCAGGGTGTGGGACGCCGACGCACGCAACTGACCGCCCGCCGTGTCCGCACTTCCCGCACGCGTGTCCGCACCTTATGCACGCGTGTCCGCACTTCCCGCACGTGCGTCGGCAGCCCTCACCCCCGGCTGGGGCCGACGGCGTCAGATCCCGTAGTACTCGGCCAGCGCGTGGAAGGCGGCTTTGGGTTCCCACGCCAGGTCGGGGTAGGTGCTGCCACGACCGTTCGGGAGGACCTTGACAATGCCGCGTTGCGCCCGCTGGAACCCGCACTGGACGCGGCGCAGCGGCGGGGCCGCTGAGCCGCATCGAGCCCGCGTCCAGGCTCGGGGTTCCGCTGCGCCCTGCTGCCGAAAGGCGAGCCCCCCGCACTGGTCCTGAGGCCGCATCCGTTGCCGAGACCCCGCCGCGCGCTCGGCTGCGCCGCCGACTGGCTCCAGTCGCTTGGCGTGCCTCATACTGGCGGCCGAGGGGAGTACTTCCACGAGCCGACCCGGTCAGTACGGACATCACCGTGATGTCCTCGGGCGGCTGCCGACTCGGTGAAGGAGACCTCGAACCATGGTGTTCGAGGAGGCTCGTGTGCTTGACCCCGTCGCTGTTCCCGCCGCGGCACCGGAGTCGGTCGGATCGCCCCTGCTGTGGGCGGTCAGCATTGCCGCACTGGTGTTCCTGCTGGTCATCGACTTCGCCGTCACCCGCCGTCCGCACGAGGTGAAACTCGGGGAGGCGGTGGGCTGGTCGGTGTTCTACATCGTCCTGCCCGTGCTGTTCGGTTTCTGGTTGTGGGCGGCCTACGGTGGCACGCAGTCGCTGGAGTTCTTCACCGGCTACGTGGTGGAGAAGTCGCTGTCCGTGGACAACCTCTTCGTGTTCATGCTGTTGCTGACCGCGTTCGCGGTGCCGGAGGCGCTTCACCAGCGCGCGCTGCTGTACGGGATCGTCGGGGCGCTCGTGTTGCGCGGTGTGTTCATCGCGATGGGTGCGGCCCTCCTCCAGGCGGGCACGTGGGCGTTCCTGCTGTTCGGGGCCATCCTGCTCGCCACGGGAGGCAAGATCCTCCGGGACGCGGTGAAGGGACGGCAGGAGCAGGAACGTGACGTGTCCGAGATGCGCTCGGTGCGGCTACTGCGCAGCCTGATGCCGGTGACCGACGAGTACCGGGGCGGCAAGCTCAGCGTCGTGGAGGGCGGGCGCCGGATGCTCACACCGCTCGCCGTGGTGGTCGTGGCGCTGTTCGCCACCGACGTCGTGTTCGCGGTGGACTCCGTTCCGGCCGTCTACGGCATCACCGAGGACCCGTACCTGGTCTTCACGACCAACGCGTTCGCCCTGCTGGGGCTGCGCGCGTTGTACTTCGTGCTGCGCACGACGCTGAGCAAACTCGCGCACCTCGACTATGGTCTCGCTCTCATCCTGGTGCTGATCGGCCTCAAACTGGTGCTGCACTGGGCGCACGGCATCTGGCCTGCCGTTCCGGAGGTGCCGACCCTGGTGTCGCTGCTGGCGATCGTGGTGATCCTCGGGACCGTCACACTGACCAGCCTGCACGCCCGCCGCGCGGCGCTGAGGCGGTCGTCCGGCGACTGACCACGATCGCCGCAGCTCACCGAGTGCCCTGCGGACTCGGTGAGCTGCGCTGCCGTCCGCGAAGCTCACGGGCACCCGCGGCCATCGCGGCGGCACCGGCGAGTCCCGCGGCGGCGGCGGCGAGCGCGGCGATGGAGAAGGTGAGTACCGCGGAGATCGCTCCGAAGGCGAACGGCGCGATGGTCGCTCCCGTGTAGACACCGACCTGGACGGTGTGCCCCGCGTTCTCCGCCCTGCCGGGAACCAGCCGCAGCGTCGTGGACAGCAGAAGTCCCGTCCAGCCCCATCCGGCCGAGAACGCCAGCACCGCGCCGAGGACGAACGTCGCCGGGGTCTCGATCGCGATCAGGGCGAGCCCGGCGGACCCGGTGAACATCATCCCGGTGATCACCGCCGGGTTGCGGTGTGGCGTCCTGTCGGCGAGTGCCCCCGTGACGAGCCGGACGGCGATGGCGAGAATCGCGCTGAGGGACAACAGGTTGCCCGCGACCGCGATGCTCGTCCCGGACTGTGTTCCGAGCTGGACGAAGTACGAGGCCACCGCGTTGTTGCCGATCGCGGACAGGGCAGCGGCCAGTGACCAGAGGACGAGCACGCGGCCCACGTTCGGTGGGCGGGCACCGTCGCCTTCGACGTCCCGGTGGACGGGCAGGGGCGACGGCGGGATACGGGTGAACCCGACGAACACCACGGGCACCAGGGCGATGGCGCCGGCGACGGCCATCGCCGTCCGCCATCCGTACGGCTGGAGCACCAGTGCGACGAGCAGGCCGGGGACGAGTGTCGCCGCCCCCAGCGCGGCGCCGAGGAGACCGGCGGCCAGGGACCGGCGGTGTGGCGGAGTCCGCGCCGCGATGAGGCGGCCTGCCGCCGGTTGGACCAGACCATTGGTGAACCCGCCGGCCACGAGCGCCGACACCAGCACCGCGAGATTGCTCGTTCTCGACACCGTGAACAACACGGCCGACGCGGCTACGGTCGAGGCACCGAGAACCCACGGAACGGGAAGGCGCGCGGCGAGGCGCTTGGTGAAGGGGGAGCCCAGCGCGGTGGCGGCGTAGAAGGCGCTCATCGCCAGACCGAGAGTGCTGGGTGAGGCGCGGAGGTCGTGCTCCATCGCCCCGGCGAGCGCTCCGACGGTGAAGCCAGGCATGACCGTCACCGTCGCGATCAGTGCCACCGTGACGGTCCCCGGCCAATGTCCTCCGGTTCGCCGTTCGGCGAGGGAGGTTCGTGTCGATGTCATGGTGATCGCCGTCGGTGTGTCAGGCGACGGGCTGCCATGCCGGTTCGTCGCCTGACACACCGCCAGGCTTGACCTGCCCGAACACGACGTCGGCGAAGTGGATGCCGAACCCGATCGTGCCGGGCTCCGACAGTTCGGCCACCAGGCGGCGGCGGAATCCCGTGGCGAGTGCCGGGTCGTGGTCCGAGATGGCCGACCACTCAGGGTGGCCGATCTGGATGGGTGTGTGCAGGGCGTCCCCGAAGGCGATCAGCCGCTGCCCGCCCCCGCTGATGATGTATGCCGTGTGCCCCGCGGTGTGTCCTGGCGTGATCCTGACGCGGACGTCCGGGAAGATCTCCTCACCGTCGGACACCGTCCGCACCCGCGTTTCGAGGATGCCAAGCATCTCCCTGCTGGTGCCGTGCTCCACCACGAGGTGGCGGTGGGTCCATTCCGGCTCGGCGACGAGGTAGTCGGCTCCGGTGAAGACGGGCCGGGTGCCGCCCGGCGCGGGATGCCATGCCCAGCCGAGGTGGTCGATGTGCAGGTGGGTGATGGCCACCGCCTCGATGTCGCCGGGTGTCCGGCCGAGAACGGCCAGATTGTCCAGCAGCGCGCCACCGTGGATGGCGCCATGTGGGTTGCGGTCGTCGGCCGGCAACGACTGGGGGCCGAAGCCCGCGTCGATCAGCAGTGCGCGGTCTCCTCGCTCGACGAGCAACCCACCGATGCTGGCCACCAGGTTGCCGGATTCGTCGAGGTACTCGGGGGCCTCGTCCCACACATGCTGAGGGATGCCGGGGAAGAACCGCGGGGTCAACCGCACCGCGCCGTCCGGCACGTACGTCACCGTCGTGTCACCCAGCCGCAGCGAACGCATGCTCGCGGGTCTGCGCAGCCGCTCGGTCAGGTCGCGCACGGCGTTGTTCATGGTGGTCGTCCCCTTCGTTCGTGACACCGGATCACCGCCTGTGATCGGGCGGCGGCAGCAGTCTATTGATTAGAGCTTCAAAGATTCAAGTCATAACTTTGCAAGCTTTGTTAGACTGCCGCCATGACGAGACCGGAACCACCGGCCATTGCGGAGCGCGAACTGTGCGGGTTGGTGAACGGGCTTGCTCGCCAGATCGCCGACCACGTTCGCAAACGCGCGGCCACACTCGGTCTCACGGCGGCGCAGGCGACGGCACTGCGGGAGATGACCGGCCCGATGACCTTGAGCGAGCTGGCCGAACGCACCAACTGCGAGCCGTCCAACACCACGTTCGTCGTGGACAAGCTGGAAGGTGCGGGCATCGTGCGACGCAGCCCGCACCCCACCGACCGGCGTGCGAAGCAGCTCGTTCTCACGCCGGAGGGCGTCGAGCTCAGGGAACGGCTCATCGCGCTGCTGACCGAGGAGTCACCGCTCGGGGCGTTGAGCCGCCAGCAGCAGGAACTTCTGCATGAGTTGCTCGACACGGCCGTGGCGCGGCGCCGATGACACTTCTCGTCCTCCGGCGAGAACGGCGAGCCACGACCCGGTAATCGGCGCACGTCCGCGCGCGGGGGAGAGACACCTGCGCGCGGCAGGCCGCCCATGGCAGTTCAATCCATAGTGGACTGCCATGGGGTGTTCGCAAAGCGAAGGGCCGCCGCGCGTCACAGGAACGCGCGACGGCCCGGGATCAGGCCCCGACGACGATGGTGATCAGGGGCAGTTGGTGGTGCGCCGCAGGTTGGTCTTGCCCCAGTAGATGGGGCTGCCGTCACGGAACTTCACCTTCTGTGCCACACCGTTGAGCTTCTGCTCGAAGTGCAGGTGCGGTCCGGTGGAACCACCCGTGTTGCCGACCCGGCCGATCATCGTCTTCTCCGTCACCCGCTGGCCGACGGCGACGTCCTGCGAGCTCAGGTGCGCGTAGAGCGTCTGCCAGCCGCTGCCGTGGTCGATGACGATGTAGCGCCCGTAGGACGTGCTCCCCGTGTTGGCCACCTTCGACACGGTTCCCGGCGCCGAGGAGTAGACCTTCCAGCCGAGGTCGTCGGGGTAGTGGTTGAAGTCAACGGAGTTCTGCGGGTTGTGGTTGGTGCGTGTGCCTGCCTCCCATGTCTCACCGCAGGGGAACGGCAGCCAGAACTGGCCCGACGTGCCCGGGTTGAACTGGTGTGAGGCGTTGTTGTTCTTCAGCGTCGTGTTGAGGTTGCCCTTCGCGCCGGGAGCGAAGTCCTGGTACGCGCCACCGTAGTTGGAGTTGTAGTACACCCTCACCTTGACGCTGCTGCGGTTCCACACCGAGGCGGCGTTGTTCTTGATGCAC comes from Saccharomonospora xinjiangensis XJ-54 and encodes:
- a CDS encoding peptidoglycan DD-metalloendopeptidase family protein, which gives rise to MSRLARWKRAAVGAATVALAAAGLTMASAAPAGAAARDGVCEGGEFCYYYNSDNAGSVSDFTSSVADYGTTQPSCYDFKGPGNGQGQCIKNNAASVWNRSSVKVRVYYNSNYGGAYQDFAPGAKGNLNTTLKNNNASHQFNPGTSGQFWLPFPCGETWEAGTRTNHNPQNSVDFNHYPDDLGWKVYSSAPGTVSKVANTGSTSYGRYIVIDHGSGWQTLYAHLSSQDVAVGQRVTEKTMIGRVGNTGGSTGPHLHFEQKLNGVAQKVKFRDGSPIYWGKTNLRRTTNCP
- a CDS encoding MFS transporter, translated to MTSTRTSLAERRTGGHWPGTVTVALIATVTVMPGFTVGALAGAMEHDLRASPSTLGLAMSAFYAATALGSPFTKRLAARLPVPWVLGASTVAASAVLFTVSRTSNLAVLVSALVAGGFTNGLVQPAAGRLIAARTPPHRRSLAAGLLGAALGAATLVPGLLVALVLQPYGWRTAMAVAGAIALVPVVFVGFTRIPPSPLPVHRDVEGDGARPPNVGRVLVLWSLAAALSAIGNNAVASYFVQLGTQSGTSIAVAGNLLSLSAILAIAVRLVTGALADRTPHRNPAVITGMMFTGSAGLALIAIETPATFVLGAVLAFSAGWGWTGLLLSTTLRLVPGRAENAGHTVQVGVYTGATIAPFAFGAISAVLTFSIAALAAAAAGLAGAAAMAAGARELRGRQRSSPSPQGTR
- a CDS encoding MBL fold metallo-hydrolase, translated to MSRTKGTTTMNNAVRDLTERLRRPASMRSLRLGDTTVTYVPDGAVRLTPRFFPGIPQHVWDEAPEYLDESGNLVASIGGLLVERGDRALLIDAGFGPQSLPADDRNPHGAIHGGALLDNLAVLGRTPGDIEAVAITHLHIDHLGWAWHPAPGGTRPVFTGADYLVAEPEWTHRHLVVEHGTSREMLGILETRVRTVSDGEEIFPDVRVRITPGHTAGHTAYIISGGGQRLIAFGDALHTPIQIGHPEWSAISDHDPALATGFRRRLVAELSEPGTIGFGIHFADVVFGQVKPGGVSGDEPAWQPVA
- a CDS encoding TerC/Alx family metal homeostasis membrane protein; this translates as MVFEEARVLDPVAVPAAAPESVGSPLLWAVSIAALVFLLVIDFAVTRRPHEVKLGEAVGWSVFYIVLPVLFGFWLWAAYGGTQSLEFFTGYVVEKSLSVDNLFVFMLLLTAFAVPEALHQRALLYGIVGALVLRGVFIAMGAALLQAGTWAFLLFGAILLATGGKILRDAVKGRQEQERDVSEMRSVRLLRSLMPVTDEYRGGKLSVVEGGRRMLTPLAVVVVALFATDVVFAVDSVPAVYGITEDPYLVFTTNAFALLGLRALYFVLRTTLSKLAHLDYGLALILVLIGLKLVLHWAHGIWPAVPEVPTLVSLLAIVVILGTVTLTSLHARRAALRRSSGD
- a CDS encoding helix-turn-helix transcriptional regulator, which encodes MAAEADDGVLLHREFGGEGREVRPCSASSASIAATRSLRVRRIVPFDAAIWQATDPDTGLATAPMRAENLGEDGCAVYWNNEFLAETVTTFRELANADVPVAGLWETTGGEPQRSAVHRTFLRPRGLDDELRAVLRADGQWWGQVSLYRAEGRRPFTRADLSVVAGLTTALGARLRSFALPPAAMAEDRGPGLLLFDAAGTLLSINDEGRAFLAELPPGPSSATAFGVAVPAWVHNTAARAVNGDTTRVRARDRHGRWLVVHASALRGAGTGPSQCVVVVEPAKAGDVACLIAAAYGLTDRELEVTQLLARGLSTAQLARRLVLSQHTVRDHVKSVFAKTGVSSRGELVALLYTEHYRPLNPGTRVRVWDADARN
- a CDS encoding MarR family winged helix-turn-helix transcriptional regulator; this encodes MTRPEPPAIAERELCGLVNGLARQIADHVRKRAATLGLTAAQATALREMTGPMTLSELAERTNCEPSNTTFVVDKLEGAGIVRRSPHPTDRRAKQLVLTPEGVELRERLIALLTEESPLGALSRQQQELLHELLDTAVARRR